In one window of Porites lutea chromosome 8, jaPorLute2.1, whole genome shotgun sequence DNA:
- the LOC140946351 gene encoding D-inositol 3-phosphate glycosyltransferase-like: MRSEVEGNRNDGPSSSFARRPLRVTSLGDEWGSSKGGLSTVNRELAKCLGQRPDVEVTILLPQFSEPEKEEANRCNVRLTTPEPMPGVDPKIGLSFPRGDLDIDVVIGHGQRLGAPAQIIAKQRKCKRVHVVHTASEELAMFKKYDKAISGGGEKHRKEVDFCKEADIVVAMGPKLTEAISANLRPYGKDQHVIDFTPGIFPEFAKMEQASEEGGKFRILVFGRGDSEDFELKGYDIAAQAVAGLNEKSYLLIFVGAPKGKEEEVKNNLLKCGISRNQLIVRGFIESRGELEKLFCEADLAIMPSRTEGFGLVALEALSAGLPIVVSDNSGFGQALQTVTFGSSFVVDSDEAEEWGKAIRRARQKPRQIRLRETRYLREFYDEEYKWETQCGILVERMRVLLQ, translated from the exons ATGCGTAGCGAAGTTGAG GGAAACAGAAATGATGGACCATCAAGCTCTTTCGCAAGAAGACCTTTAAGAGTAACTTCTTTGGGAGATGAATGGGGTTCATCAAAGGGCGGATTGTCTACGGTGAACAGAGAACTAGCAAAGTGCCTGGGACAACGACCTGATGTAGAGGTAACCATCCTTTTACCACAATTCAGTGAACCGGAGAAGGAAGAAGCCAACCGTTGTAACGTGCGTCTTACCACACCAGAGCCAATGCCCGGTGTTGATCCCAAAATAGGATTGAGCTTTCCTCGTGGAGACCTCGATATTGATGTTGTTATCGGCCATGGTCAGAGGCTCGGAGCACCAGCTCAGATCATAGCAAAACAGCGCAAGTGCAAACGAGTTCATGTAGTACACACTGCCAGTGAAGAGCTTGCAATGTTTAAGAAATACGACAAAGCGATATCAGGAGGCGGGGAGAAGCACCGAAAGGAAGTAGATTTTTGTAAGGAAGCTGATATAGTCGTGGCCATGGGACCAAAGCTGACGGAAGCCATCTCTGCAAACTTGCGGCCGTATGGTAAAGATCAACACGTGATAGATTTCACACCTGGAATCTTTCCTGAGTTCGCAAAGATGGAGCAAGCCAGTGAGGAGGGAGGAAAGTTCCGCATCTTAGTGTTTGGTCGGGGTGACTCGGAAGATTTTGAACTAAAGGGATACGATATAGCCGCCCAAGCTGTAGCAGGCTTGAACGAAAAAAGCTACCTTTTAATATTTGTCGGAGCgccaaaaggaaaagaagaagaggTCAAAAATAACTTGCTGAAGTGCGGCATTTCTCGCAACCAACTTATCGTGCGAGGCTTTATTGAGAGTCGTGGTGAACTGGAAAAACTCTTCTGTGAGGCTGATCTCGCCATTATGCCTTCACGAACGGAAGGGTTTGGTCTGGTCGCTCTGGAAGCACTTTCCGCTGGTCTTCCGATTGTGGTGAGTGATAATTCTGGATTTGGGCAAGCTCTCCAAACCGTAACCTTTGGTTCGTCGTTTGTAGTAGACTCCGATGAAGCGGAAGAGTGGGGTAAAGCTATCAGACGTGCGAGACAGAAACCGAGGCAAATTCGACTAAGGGAAACGCGCTATCTCCGGGAGTTTTATGACGAAGAGTACAAGTGGGAGACACAGTGTGGGATCCTGGTTGAAAGAATGCGCGTCCTCCTTCAATAA
- the LOC140946089 gene encoding probable peptidyl-tRNA hydrolase 2: MDDTKKNQAQTVGGSTEAAERAPPRGRRVSQWEGPNEEFLQMLMNLGISKNAAVKGLFMTDNTSVDAAASWVLDNQHLEDLDEPFKPGKDAPALEAHPFARTFPLDEKTMKSPYKMVFVVNTELNMGPGKIAAQVGHAAVGLYKELASKPQKYDYMLSQWDDFGGTKIVLKGENSAHLFDLEDLAQKAEMPYYLVHDAGKTQVASGSLTVIGLFGSSSEVGTLTGSLSLL; encoded by the exons ATGGATGACACGAAGAAGAACCAAGCTCAGACTGTTGGCGGCTCGACAGAGGCGGCCGAGCGAGCGCCACCTCGTGGTAGGAGAGTATCACAATGGGAAGGTCCTAACGAGGAATTCCTGCAAATGCTGATGAATTTGGGGATATCGAAAAACGCAGCTGTTAAG GGCCTATTCATGACTGATAACACTTCTGTTGATGCTGCTGCGAGCTGGGTGCTGGACAATCAGCATCTGGAGGATTTAGATGAGCCTTTCAAG CCAGGTAAAGATGCCCCAGCGCTGGAAGCCCATCCATTTGCACGCACTTTCCCTCTGGATGAAAAGACCATGAAAAGCCCTTACAAGATGGTGTTTGTTGTCAACACAGAACTGAACATGGGTCCCGGTAAAATTGCGGCCCAGGTTGGCCATGCTGCTGTTGGTCTTTATAAGGAACTGGCCTCAAAACCACAGAAGTATGACTACATGTTATCCCAATGGGATGATTTTGG AGGAACAAAAATTGTGCTGAAAGGTGAAAATTCAGCCCACTTATTCGACTTAGAGGATCTGGCTCAAAAAGCTGAGATGCCGTACTATCTTGTACATGATGCTGGAAAGACACAG GTAGCATCTGGTTCATTAACAGTTATTGGTCTTTTTGGGTCCTCATCAGAAGTAGGGACTCTAACTGGGTCATTGTCATTACTATAG
- the LOC140946717 gene encoding uncharacterized protein: MNGRADTADLSSGMSDARQRESPLEKLIRQFHDFNDELLFECEGGQNVLKNIQAQLNGTYSLGKPIKVTILANDCNGISSFFHAELAKQLAKFTQTGVEVSLLVPESELISDWDKRRLEANGVTIVKAKKRPCFPDPIDWLYYPPEKLKSGIVIGIGARLGNIAQHWKERYQCKSIYIDQGNEWPFSGYYEVVETYQDLEDIRKGFSIAANIPVAIGAKTTDDLSASLRSEGKQVFNLTPGIISEFSNLNHATNDGRNYRVLLLGGDNPDNFFKDGFKTAADAVAELKNNSYHLIYVGAGKGTEQQFKDLFHMCGVSKSQLRIRNLPKTEDEWKKLFCEVDLAIMPSGDKEFGLEALLALSAGLPVLVHGESGFGEALRDVTFGTSAIVDSDDAREWASRIKTIRETDRKTRLEQAAMLRSNYNEKYSWEKQLTPLVAMMFMMVSATIFTLTQNLIQEIKGDLKKESPQASSLLLTGDINTQ; this comes from the exons ATGAATGGGAGGGCAGATACGGCGGATTTATCATCGGGAATGTCTGATGCACGACAGAGGGAGTCTCCACTTGAAAAACTGATACGACAATTTCATGACTTTAATGACGAG cttctATTTGAATGCGAAGGTGGACAAAATGTTCTAAAGAACATACAGGCCCAATTAAATGGAACGTATTCCTTGGGCAAACCTATAAAAGTTACCATCCTGGCAAATGACTGCAATGGAATTTCAAGCTTTTTCCATGCAGAGCTGGCAAAGCAACTGGCCAAATTTACCCAGACAGGTGTAGAAGTCAGTTTGCTTGTTCCAGAAAGTGAACTGATTAGTGATTGGGATAAAAGGAGACTAGAAGCAAACGGAGTTACCATTGTCAAAGCTAAGAAGCGACCATGCTTTCCTGACCCCATTGATTGGTTGTATTATCCACCAGAAAAACTCAAATCGGGCATTGTAATAGGAATTGGTGCACGACTGGGTAACATTGCACAGCACTGGAAAGAGCGATATCAATGCAAGAGCATATATATTGATCAAGGCAATGAGTGGCCGTTCAGCGGTTATTATGAAGTTGTGGAAACTTATCAAGATTTAGAAGATATCAGAAAGGGATTTTCCATAGCTGCTAACATTCCTGTTGCTATAGGAGCCAAGACAACTGATGACCTGTCTGCTTCTCTTCGCTCAGAAGGAAAACAAGTGTTTAATCTCACTCCTGGAATCATCAGTGAATTTAGTAACTTGAATCATGCCACCAATGATGGAAGAAACTATCGTGTCCTACTTTTAGGTGGGGATAATcctgacaatttttttaaagatgggTTCAAAACGGCTGCCGATGCAGTGGCAGAGTTAAAGAACAATTCCTATCATCTTATTTACGTTGGTGCAGGGAAAGGAACAGAGCAGCAGTTTAAGGATCTTTTTCATATGTGTGGTGTTTCTAAAAGCCAGCTTAGGATAAGGAACCTTCCAAAAACTGAAGACGAGTGGAAAAAGCTGTTCTGTGAGGTGGACCTTGCCATTATGCCATCAGGTGACAAGGAATTTGGTTTGGAGGCACTTCTTGCCTTATCTGCTGGGCTTCCTGTGCTTGTCCATGGTGAATCAGGATTTGGTGAGGCTCTCAGGGATGTCACATTTGGAACATCAGCCATTGTGGATTCTGATGATGCCAGAGAGTGGGCTTCAAGAATCAAAACCATCAGAGAAACAGACAGGAAGACCAGACTTGAGCAAGCAGCAATGTTGCGTTCAAACTACAATGAGAAGTACAGCTGGGAGAAGCAGCTCACACCTTTGGTTGCAATGATGTTCATGATGGTTTCTG CAACTATTTTTACTTTGACACAAAATCTTATacaggaaataaagggagat cTGAAGAAAGAAAGCCCACAGGCTTCATCTTTACTTCTTACTGGAGACATCAACACTCAGTGa